CTCGGTCAGCGCCAGCAGCAAATGTTCCAAGGTGGCGTATTCGTGGCGGCGCTCCGCCGCCAGGGCCAAGGCGCGGCGCAGGCTTTGTTCAAGATTTTGCGACAGCATGTGGCCCTCTCCTTGGCTGTTAGGCAGCTAGTCCTTTTCGATGGTGCATTGCAGCGGATGTTGGTTCTGCCGGGCCAGATCCATGACCTGGGTCACCTTGGTTTCCGCCACTTCGTACGTGTACACGCCGCAGATCCCGACGCCCCGCGTATGGACATGCAGCATGATGCGCGTGGCGTCCTCGCGGGATTTGTTGAAAAAATGCTCAAGCACATGGACGACG
This is a stretch of genomic DNA from Magnetospirillum gryphiswaldense MSR-1 v2. It encodes these proteins:
- the clpS gene encoding ATP-dependent Clp protease adapter ClpS: MSDHNDDKQNGDNQTGVVIKTRPKTKKPSMYKVLMLNDDYTPMEFVVHVLEHFFNKSREDATRIMLHVHTRGVGICGVYTYEVAETKVTQVMDLARQNQHPLQCTIEKD